A region of the Bradysia coprophila strain Holo2 unplaced genomic scaffold, BU_Bcop_v1 contig_232, whole genome shotgun sequence genome:
aaaatgagaaaactCCAATTCCGTCCGAAAAtctaatcattttttttaattaaattatgttGAAGGAAAATTAAGTTTCTCTAAACAAATTAGTTTAATTATATTTAACAAGAAACCATGTTTAGAATTTGCTGGAATTAGATGGAAAAGAATCTGTATTGAAGTTACATTATTGACGttgtatttgaaaattaatttaaaaatttgaattaggctAAGTGTTAACATGGAAGCCACACCATAAACAACATCtcatcaacaaatattttttttttgtttgtttcattatgataaaatatattttgttttaagtgCAACAACCTTTTAAGGACTgtgatttcatttaaaatgaatatttgtttttctttattcataatttatgtttaaatataaataaagtttaaaacaaaaccgaaagagaaaagagaaaagaattttattaaaagagaCCTTCTTCTTATTAAATgcaaacagattttttttataatgagTGTCCACgtttattttggacgataatatgtTAAGTGCGTGCGAGTGGACATAAAATGGACATGCTGATAAGTATAAAAAATAGTTACTTATGCAACTCAGTGATAAATGCATTTTTAGACtctcgtgtgcctaaaaaagcactTATCATCGAGTTCCATACAACGTTTTTATcaacaacgaaagttttacttttcggaACTGAGTTGAATAAATTGTACTTTATTGTGAATCTCTCAAAGGCAGCAATTTTATGTTTGTGTCTGTGGTTGGATGTTCATAAACATAAACAGGCTCTGGAACGGAGAcactaaattttaattattaagtttttacaaaaaaattatttgattttgtttaaaattttcaaagttttattCAACCTTTATTTAGTAGCTGAAGTTAAttaacaatttacgatataaATATCTATTCTATAAGAAGAACAAAGTTATTAGAGAGATATACGGCGCGAGCTGATTCTTGAATTTGAaaccgaaatggaaatttaattggttagagtttaaatgaatttataaaagaaaataaatgtcaaaaatatcatctaaaaataagaaatcgtttttttacttacATTCGACCACGGCCTAAATCATCTTCAAAGTCAAATTATCTCTTTATACTTCTTCTTTCGATGTAGAAGTACAGCTAAGCCAAACAAATTCGTGTCTAAGTTTGCTTCAATTCTTTCACCACTCACGCAATAACAACGTCCAGACTATATGACTATTAAACGtgtattcgcctagtcggttggcctgtagaggtgccacatttttttatattacttcattctctgcgtcctattttcatgtgaaccaacttcacatttgtcattactgcagaaatgtcacagcagtgaagttggttcacatgaaaataagcgcagtgacagcagtaattttatgacagaatgtactaaaatatgggaaaactctattacatttcttcttagtttctaaacatcattaTCGAATGGGcagtttgtttgtatgaaggtaaaacagctgaagtaaagTTATTAGatacaaatttggttgactcGAACTgtattttcaacgaaaaccATGCTCATCGTTTGGCTAACAGACAAGTGTCCCATGACATCTTGAATCGCTCACCAGTCCAATCCACTCACCTCACGACGAGGTAAATATAACTATGTACTTTCTGAAAGCAATGTATTTTCTGGAACCTGGAAGTCGTACTTGACTTCATAATGTTGCTCTGAGTTAttaaatagtcatttacatgaaaagggataaaaagttgaaaagtccagCTTTTGTGAGTTTTTGTGCCGAGGTCAACAAAAACACGAAAACTTGACTTTCGCTTTTATTCCGaattttgtaatggattttgcataacaaggggcgaaagtaaaaaaaatcaaacgtgtgaagtttgcagcccgcgccgcaggcaagggcggcaatcacacgatttgaatttttttacttttgccccgagtgatgcatactattttttatgccaaatactgcgtaagatttgtattttcggtccgaaacaaaacataattttaattaaactgttgagttatgaacaaaattttctgtagaaacaccaaaatgccgaaaagcgcgggggtccagggggcggcagccccctggtataaaaataaaaacaatttaacaaatgaaattactgtaaacatacattcacttgctcacaaaacatttggctatcgtcaacacaacactacactcaatgcgtactttcaatcaagtgaacatgtgttttcgagacatatgaggaccgaaagtaaaatgatgacagtgacatttactttcggcccgcaaatacgcaagcccacggggcgaaagtaaaatgatgacagtgacatttactttcggcccaaggcctgaatttttttactttcggtcaccatttgaggaccgaaaatacaaactttcgcagtatttggcataaaatagttatttgtgtatctgttttggacgattgtttttaggcaatttcgcgagttgtagcccgaacgaagtgagggctacatgcgaaagtgcctaaaatcaatcgtccaaaacagatactcaaaaaatttttcatgtaaggggtcgaaaacccgagaaaaatctcgaaactccctcattttcggccccgacacatgaaaaatactattacatgctgcGATTTCCTAGgcaaattcttttgttttctctgGTAATATAATAAGCCATTTTCGTCGCTAGGGAAATCAAAATCATGTAAAAATTTACAGCTCTGAACAAGAACTCCTTACGTAGGTTACGACcacaaaagaaagaaaaagaaaatcgacaGACACTATCTAGCATCTGCTTTCTTGTTCCACTGATTACTGATTAACTCTCTTTTTATCCGATTAATTTCTTAAGAAAATACTGTGCCAATGTCTTACTATACGATGGTAGCATAGAGTAAGTCTTTTGATTTCCCCCATTTCCCCTTACGAGACAAGTCCTGCGTTTCCTTACcagaaaatattcttttaaaattttcctcaGCTCAATCTCCTATCTGTTTTTTTGAAAGCAGTTAGGTAATGTACCTCCATTGCGCATAGTTCCAAGTTCCAAtaaggattcttttgaaaaacagaaggccgaaatcggacgcattttctattggaattttttatatgtgcccagtaaggtagTCGACCCGAGAgccaaaaaccaatttaataaaaattcttcgaagcttgtgtggctagtgtgaggtgatccaaaaaccgaaaacttgcatttttcttacaaaaatttctccagttacacgagccgtgtgaggtgtcattagaaaggtaattgcatgtacttccagggcaaatagggtcttattggttTGAAATCCATCTACACTTAGACACTAGCCACATATGTGCACAAGCtccgaagaatttttttgaaagtggtttttggCTCCCGGGTCGAACacatataaaaattccaatagaaaatgcgtccgatttcggtcttctgtttttcaggaaaatctctctcgcgtcaaaacgaagtttgtttgctggAGAGGGTTTTGATAGTTCATGTACATACTACAGGTTAGGTCAAAAATTGAGAAgatgcagagaaatgataacagagaAATCTTGCGCAAGACACCGATTTTACTAACAGACTGAGATGCGAACCAGGAACTAAGAAAGGTACTTCTTAAACAATCAACTAAATTCtgtaaaatcatcaaattagatcgaatttctcgaatttcttttgttttagtCATTAAATAACACTCGAATCATGGTTTTACAGGGACAGTTCCCGTTCACTACAGACTATATGATCGATTTAGTCCAATGCATCGCTAGTAAGTATTGATTGaagacaaaaacaatttttttgacacATTGACAGTTTGAGGTTCGGTTCAACCTTTTTCCTTATTATTTAATGAAACCAAATAAGAACCGACCGGAAAATGTTCAAATCCGTAATAAAACCAATCAACAGTGCAGTCCGCAGTAGTATAAGTAGCAATTTGGCAAGCGTTCAATGTGTTCAATATCATCGAAAACCTCGTTGGCTGCCGCAAgctaaaagtaaaatattccGCGTTCCCGAACGACGAAAACAAGATGAAGATGAAAAGGCCGAGCTACAGCGACTACATAACAGCTACAAGTGAGTTCCGTTCAATGGGCATGTGTTGCGGTTCGATTGTTGACCGactttgttttgttgaatCATTTCTAGAACGCAGGTGAAAGCCGTTCGGTTGTACCTTATCGAAGAGATTAAACTGAAAAAAGCCTCATCAACGGCTGATCATGTTGTGATTACGCCCGAAGAAGAGGCCGCTGACATGCAACATTGTATTGAATTGAACAACGCATGGAACGCAAGCATTGCTGAATTACGAAACAAGCGGCTGGAGCAGCAGATGATCGAACGACAGGAAGTCATATTGCAACAATTGGAATTGAAACGGGAACGAGAAGAAGAGGAAAGACGGGCAGCCGAAGAAGTGGTTCGATTGGAAAAGGTTCGTTATTTGATTCGGCTCCACCTCTTGGGTATGATGCTCTAACGTTGATTTTCTTGTGTTGAAATGTAGGAACGCTCCAAAACGTACATTCTGAGGGAGGACTTGGACCAAGCGATCGAATATGCACTAGCCCATCCAGTCGACTACAATTTTGCATTAAATCTAAATGGTGACATCTTCAACGGCCGTGTGAGTACAGACAACACCAAAAACACATTGGCAACCGCCACCAATTGAACGCGCGCAGCACACATAGATTCTGTTCGGGATTGTATGACGTTGATAGTTCGAAGTAGAAGAAATGATTGGAATCGATAaagtttttgcttttattatacaaaaaattgcttaaaaagaaacaacaaaaatgttttgaaaacgTCTGTCGCCGTTCCATTCCTCTCACACAAGGAACACAGTTTGTGCTACGATTTGTCCGCCAGCATGTATTCCCAATCGGGAATGGCATTTAGTTTAGCTTTGATTTGTcctaaattaattaaattaccgCTACGTTCAGTTCGATTGGTTGTCACCGACATGGCTTCCTGTGAagaggaagaaaaaattgaatcaatcgGATGTCCGCTTCTAGATAGGGAAGACAAGATGTATCAGTTGCTGGCGACTAGgttcttaaaataaaacagGTTCAGACTCTAATGAGAGCACCAACACAAAACGTCCTCTTCTAAGTCGATGGAGGAGTCACTAGAAGTTTTTGCTGCCACTGCTTTCGTCATGAACTCAAAGAAGTCATACCCtcttctttcagaacctaggCTATTGATGCATGGATTTCTAGCGGAGGTTGAACTTTGATTCAGCGTTGGGTTAAGCTCATTGCAACACAGTCATTTGTTCAACtagggaaaaaagttggaaattgcatttcggaGGTGTTGTCACCAGAGATAATGcaatttccaagtttttttcCCGATGTTGGTACACATAACGttgtaaatagttatttgtttaccgaggggataaaatgggaaattccAACCAGAGCGATTTTGTTGCAATTTGGCTCGACTTGGAAATTCCTATTTCTTCCAGAGGTGagcacaacgtttttcacgaAACAACGATTCttcataacattttccaaaacataaccaaagtgacagttcgagtcagaaaagttctattttcttccacttttctgctcttttctcactagaaatgtcaatcgaccagtcgtcaagaaatcaaaattttctcattgagTGGAATAAATAGGGCAACTCGCGCATAAAACAGTTATTTGAtcaacgagggaagaaaagttggaaattacattTGTAGGGTGTTGTTTGTCACAAGTCACCAGATATAATGCAATTTACAACCCAGacaaacacaacgtttttcactacagaggcttccgaagtttcagcggaggggagaaaatgacaattttctcacctgcgttgtgaaaaatttgtaaagtgtCTCTACTAGGCGAGGAAACGGaattaacaattttatatttgcgAAGAGCTCGGCAGAAAGATATTTCTACCTGATGGTCCCAACTTGTAGTCCCGATTTGTGAAAGATGACGAGAGCTTGTGAAGCCAAATTTAACGGCAAATCGGAGAAAACGGATGCATGAATGTGTTCATCGCTACAGTTTCCAACACTTTCCCAACTCAGTTAAAACGTCACCACTTCACATACCTGTAATAAGCCCGGATCCATTCCTAAGTCTATGTCAAAACGAGTCTGCCCAATAATCAGCTTGGATTTGCCCGATTTGTACCTAACTATTTTTCCTATCAGACCTTCGTTCATTTGCTTCACCGTACAGTACCGAGACGACTGGAAAAAGAAGCGAAATTAAAATTCGGCTCGAAACATCCATTGCTGCAAAGTCTTATTACCGGGTCTGGTGATGAACTACGTTCTTGATCCGCTGAATCGGCAGGTTCTTCGTCGGGTCCTTCGCCTGGCAGTGAATCTGGTAACTGTGAACGAACGATTTGGACAATTAATAAACGCTTCCCTTGACGTACGTCATTGAACGGAAATTTACTTGCAATATGAACAACTGTGGTTGTGGTCGACCGaaaaattcgttcaaattttcggGATATGCTAACGCTGAATGCTTATTATCGTTTTCCACTTTGACGGTCGGCAATTCCTTTTTAATTTCATCTAATGCCACCGGTGTGTAGTAATCACTAACCATAGGAACATCATCACAGTCTTCATCGAAATCGCCCAGAATTTCATTCAAACTTTTCTGCTCTTCTTCGGGATCGACTTTAATGTCACGTTTGACGATAGTCGGCCGGCGTAACGAGCTAACGCTGTCATTTTTCTCGCCCCTACCGTACACTACAAATTCGCACGAAAATTAACAAATCCAAATTACAGTCCGACAAGTTCAAGTCACCTGCAGACGATTTCCTCAGATGAGTTTCACCGGTTCCTTCCGAAAACAATCCCGATGTCTGTACCAACGAATTTTTCCCACCGCCTCGACCGCCACGTCCACCTCGATCGGCTTTACCTCGATCACCTCTACCTCGTCCTCGACCGCGAATCGTTGTGTCTCTGGACGTTTTCACTTCGCTGAAAAGACGAAACAACCCCGATTAAGGCGACCGATCAAATACTCGGCTGTGATTGAATTTCCTTACGCATTTCTGTTTCGCACAACATTTACGTTCGGTGCGTACACTCGCTTCGGGGTAGCAGTCGGTTTCGGTATTCGGACGGAGTTTAAGCTGCCTCCGAGGGTCAGATCTCGTGGCAACTTAAACGAACTTAACCTCTCTGTTTTGATCAGAGTTTCGTGATTTAAGTTGGCCCCTTGTTTGACTACAGTCGACGACGATGGTTTTCCGTTGTAAGCCATTATCGGCTGATGTGAACATTAAATTGTGAACTGGATGTCTTTGCTGCTCGATTGAATTTGGGAGTGGAATAGAGTGAAatgttttccgtttttttgtaaatgtcAAACAACTTGACGAAAAACTCTACTGAacgaaaaaatgtcaaaagtgaCAGAAGCGTTTTACCGAAGACTTATGTAGTGTGAGGAGTGTGAGCAACCAAAATTATGTATTTTGTAAGACGCAAAACATCTGCAGTAGGAAGAGTTGGAtaacgaaaatgatttttattgctCTCATcaaatcagggcctatttttgagaatttgattcctaaaaattccaaaaattccttaaattcctacaaattccaaaaattcttaaaaattccttaaaaattcccaaaattcctaaaatttagaaaatctgAGTAAAAACATTCTATTTTCTGGATTTCTAATTAAACgtcttcgaaaatttaaaaaaattaaatgaaaacaacatttcaaatgaaatttactcagatcatttaaatttttttggtggaacgcattcaaatttcgattttacgTCGTTTTCCAACGATCAATAATAGACTGTTAACTGggaactataaaaaaataaagacgaatatt
Encoded here:
- the LOC119076147 gene encoding probable 28S ribosomal protein S26, mitochondrial, which gives rise to MFKSVIKPINSAVRSSISSNLASVQCVQYHRKPRWLPQAKSKIFRVPERRKQDEDEKAELQRLHNSYKTQVKAVRLYLIEEIKLKKASSTADHVVITPEEEAADMQHCIELNNAWNASIAELRNKRLEQQMIERQEVILQQLELKREREEEERRAAEEVVRLEKERSKTYILREDLDQAIEYALAHPVDYNFALNLNGDIFNGRVSTDNTKNTLATATN
- the LOC119076105 gene encoding DNA-directed RNA polymerase III subunit RPC4, with the protein product MAYNGKPSSSTVVKQGANLNHETLIKTERLSSFKLPRDLTLGGSLNSVRIPKPTATPKRVYAPNVNVVRNRNAEVKTSRDTTIRGRGRGRGDRGKADRGGRGGRGGGKNSLVQTSGLFSEGTGETHLRKSSAVYGRGEKNDSVSSLRRPTIVKRDIKVDPEEEQKSLNEILGDFDEDCDDVPMVSDYYTPVALDEIKKELPTVKVENDNKHSALAYPENLNEFFGRPQPQLFILQLPDSLPGEGPDEEPADSADQERSSSPDPSSRYCTVKQMNEGLIGKIVRYKSGKSKLIIGQTRFDIDLGMDPGLLQEAMSVTTNRTERSGNLINLGQIKAKLNAIPDWEYMLADKS